A part of Capsicum annuum cultivar UCD-10X-F1 chromosome 6, UCD10Xv1.1, whole genome shotgun sequence genomic DNA contains:
- the LOC107874349 gene encoding uncharacterized protein LOC107874349, with the protein MQIVLKFNDRNTIPTTNFYRKLPESSDSIKYKDTTQLRSVAVIGEGRLGAYHRSGSRSRDVGSGLGFEGVGSGSGLGSSLGLGARGTKVTRDKRASRLRVGSWNIGLDEEEKKEFWKVLDEVMRSIPRTEKFFMGGDFNRHIGSLLRGYGDVHGGFSFGERNEGGTFLLDFSRAFGLWIANSSFLKKEDHLITFRS; encoded by the exons ATGCAAATCGTGTTGAAATTCAATGACAGAAACACTATTCCAACGACCAATTTCTACCGCAAATTGCCAGAATCCAGTGACTCAATCAagtataaggacacaacccagcTTCGTTCAG TGGCTGTGATTGGCGAGGGTAGACTAGGGGCATATCATAGGTCGGGGTCGAGGTCAAGAGATGTTGGGTCTGGGCTGGGGTTTGAGGGGGTTGGGTCTGGGTCGGGTCTAGGATCGAGTTTGGGGTTAGGGGCTAGGGGTACTAAGGTTACGCGGGATAAGAGAGCTTCTAGGTTGCgagttgggtcttggaacatTG GTTTggacgaagaagagaagaagGAATTCTGGAAGGTTTTAGATGAGGTGATGAGGAGCATCCCGCGCACTGAGAAGTTTTTTATGGGAGGGGATTTCAATaggcatattgggtctttgttGAGAGGGtatggtgatgtgcatggtggtttcaGTTTTGGTGAGCGGAATGAAGGAGGAACTTTTCtgttggatttttctagggcttttgggttgtggatagcaaATTCGAGCTTtctgaagaaggaggatcaccttattACATTTCGTAGTTAG